A single Desulfovibrio piger DNA region contains:
- a CDS encoding thiamine pyrophosphate-dependent enzyme: MQNLSKNYGQTLNLDKLTSYCPGCGHGVVTRLVAEAIEELGIRQRAIAIVGIGCGGFSHHYMDIDAIEATHGRAPSFAVGYKLARPDNIVFTYAGDGDTSAIGIGDLLHAANKGMPITTIMINNTVFGMTGGQMSPTTLEGQVTTTTPKGRDVTWQGYPLLVPEMMRAMPGVKFLARESVATAKHIMHAKKSIRKAFECQVRGLGYSFVEMIVPCPTGLKKSVRDSYDWCANQMNGYFQPQIFKDEMEQNNAD, from the coding sequence ATGCAGAATCTTAGCAAGAATTACGGCCAGACCCTGAACCTGGATAAACTCACCAGCTACTGTCCCGGCTGCGGTCACGGCGTTGTAACCCGCCTGGTGGCGGAAGCCATCGAAGAGCTGGGCATCCGCCAGCGTGCGATAGCCATCGTGGGCATCGGTTGCGGTGGTTTTTCCCATCACTACATGGACATCGATGCCATCGAAGCCACCCATGGCCGCGCACCTTCCTTCGCCGTGGGATACAAGCTGGCCCGTCCCGACAACATCGTCTTCACCTACGCCGGCGACGGCGACACCAGCGCCATCGGCATCGGCGACCTTCTCCATGCGGCCAACAAGGGCATGCCCATCACCACCATCATGATCAACAATACCGTGTTCGGTATGACCGGCGGGCAGATGTCCCCCACCACGCTCGAAGGCCAGGTGACCACCACTACGCCCAAGGGACGTGACGTGACCTGGCAGGGCTATCCCCTGCTGGTTCCCGAGATGATGCGCGCCATGCCCGGTGTGAAATTCCTGGCACGCGAGAGCGTGGCCACTGCCAAACATATTATGCACGCGAAGAAAAGCATCAGAAAGGCCTTCGAATGTCAGGTTCGCGGTCTTGGTTACTCCTTCGTGGAAATGATCGTCCCCTGTCCCACCGGCCTCAAGAAATCCGTACGCGACTCCTATGACTGGTGTGCCAACCAGATGAACGGTTATTTCCAGCCCCAAATCTTCAAGGACGAAATGGAGCAGAACAATGCTGACTAA
- a CDS encoding 2-oxoacid:acceptor oxidoreductase family protein, which yields MLTKCMFSGSGGQGSALMAKLVCLASIKEGLKVVMTQTYGIEQRGGDSTAYVIVSDGPIGSPIVEKDATVAVALSKSIYDLCFEGTAPGGTLFCNTSLVEEPRAPEGFVQVGLPVSDMAMEAGSVRSANMVMLGAVLARTGLLKLETVEQVLTETMGAKKPALLEMNIKALHTGYEAGLKG from the coding sequence ATGCTGACTAAATGCATGTTTTCCGGTTCTGGCGGTCAGGGTTCCGCTCTTATGGCCAAGCTTGTCTGCCTGGCCTCCATCAAGGAAGGGCTCAAGGTCGTCATGACCCAGACCTACGGTATCGAACAGCGCGGTGGCGACTCCACGGCCTATGTGATCGTTTCCGATGGCCCCATCGGCAGCCCTATCGTAGAAAAGGATGCCACTGTGGCCGTCGCCCTGAGCAAATCCATCTATGACTTGTGCTTCGAAGGCACCGCTCCCGGTGGCACCCTGTTTTGCAACACCTCGCTGGTGGAAGAGCCCCGGGCCCCTGAGGGTTTCGTCCAGGTGGGCCTGCCTGTGTCCGATATGGCCATGGAAGCCGGTTCCGTCCGCTCTGCCAATATGGTCATGCTGGGAGCTGTCCTGGCCAGGACAGGCCTGCTCAAGCTGGAGACCGTCGAACAGGTCCTCACGGAGACCATGGGCGCCAAAAAGCCTGCCCTGCTGGAAATGAATATCAAGGCACTGCACACCGGCTATGAAGCGGGCCTGAAGGGGTAA
- a CDS encoding 4Fe-4S binding protein translates to MSKVKVHIIDARRCKSCGLCVDACPKQVLAISAHINGQGYNYVEQVHPEKCIKCNICGIVCPDVAIGVVVED, encoded by the coding sequence ATGAGCAAGGTTAAAGTTCACATCATTGACGCGCGTCGCTGCAAATCCTGTGGCCTGTGTGTGGATGCCTGCCCCAAGCAGGTACTGGCCATCAGTGCCCATATCAACGGCCAGGGATACAATTATGTGGAACAGGTCCATCCTGAAAAATGCATCAAATGCAATATCTGCGGCATCGTCTGCCCGGATGTGGCTATTGGCGTCGTGGTGGAGGATTAG
- a CDS encoding acetate--CoA ligase family protein, which yields MSDLVPLFRPKSVALIGASSDTKKYGYWTAKSLIDNKFQGDIYLVSRSGGEILGHPTYPDILSVPGEVDLAIVAIAPRHIVPIIEQCAEKGVKTAIVVSTGFGETGPEGKEIERQMLEVARKGNLRIMGPNCMGMYSSAVSLNASIIDLAPGPMSLVLQSGNFGIDINFNAKSRNLGYSCWATIGNQMDIRFNDFVSYIGQDENTKVLLLYMEGLRVEDEEDGRKFLKAAQKTSLKTPIAAIKIGRSAAGARAAASHTGSLAGSEKIFDAALEQAGVVRVDSPNELLDTAETFAKCKPAIGRRMAVLTDGGGHGVMATDFCERFKLEAPVLSQATQEKLRAILRPHCPIKNPVDLAGTPEADMWVFDRCLEVLLDDPDVDGVIIVGLYGGYADLSEEFRVMEMDVAKSMAARVQKANKPVVMHSIYQPQQPECLRYLSDNGIPVFGSVDAAVRSMGTLVSYADRRKALEEELAGASVELPADRHEKVRAILDSVRAQNRCNLVETEARDIFKAYGLNLAPHYLARNADEAAELWQKIGGKAVMKIVSPDILHKTDAGGVALNIESAGSAREAFERLVRNGLAYKPDADIFGVLMTPMLPGGVECIIGASHDVTFGPTVMFGLGGIFVEVLKDVSFRVAPINMPSARKMVREIRGLAMLQGARGAKPCDLEALAEAVCLVSHLVDELRDVAEVDLNPVFAWEKGLAVADARIVLHPVK from the coding sequence ATGTCTGACCTTGTCCCTCTCTTTCGTCCCAAAAGCGTCGCTCTTATCGGCGCTTCGTCCGATACGAAGAAATACGGCTACTGGACAGCCAAGAGCCTGATAGACAACAAGTTCCAGGGTGACATCTATCTGGTCTCCCGATCCGGCGGTGAAATCCTCGGTCACCCTACCTATCCCGACATCCTTTCCGTGCCCGGTGAAGTGGACCTGGCCATCGTGGCCATTGCTCCCAGGCATATAGTCCCCATCATCGAGCAGTGTGCCGAAAAGGGCGTGAAGACCGCCATCGTCGTCTCCACGGGCTTTGGCGAGACCGGTCCCGAGGGCAAGGAGATCGAACGCCAGATGCTGGAAGTGGCCCGCAAGGGCAATCTGCGCATCATGGGCCCCAACTGCATGGGGATGTACAGTTCTGCCGTGAGCCTCAATGCGAGCATCATCGATCTGGCCCCCGGCCCCATGAGCCTCGTGCTGCAAAGCGGCAACTTTGGTATCGACATCAACTTCAATGCCAAAAGCCGCAACCTCGGTTACAGCTGCTGGGCCACCATCGGCAATCAGATGGATATCCGCTTCAATGACTTCGTCAGCTATATCGGACAGGACGAAAATACCAAGGTACTGCTGCTGTACATGGAAGGCCTGCGTGTGGAAGATGAGGAAGATGGCCGCAAGTTCCTGAAGGCCGCCCAGAAGACCTCGCTCAAGACGCCCATCGCCGCCATCAAGATCGGCCGCAGCGCCGCCGGTGCCCGTGCCGCCGCTTCCCACACCGGCTCCCTGGCCGGCAGTGAAAAAATCTTCGACGCGGCCCTGGAGCAGGCGGGCGTCGTTCGTGTGGACAGTCCCAACGAACTGCTCGATACCGCCGAGACTTTCGCCAAGTGCAAGCCCGCCATCGGCAGACGCATGGCCGTGCTCACCGACGGCGGCGGTCACGGCGTCATGGCTACCGACTTCTGCGAGCGATTCAAGCTGGAAGCCCCGGTGCTGTCCCAGGCCACCCAGGAAAAGCTGCGCGCCATCCTGCGTCCGCACTGCCCCATCAAAAATCCTGTGGACCTGGCCGGCACGCCCGAAGCCGACATGTGGGTCTTCGACCGGTGCCTGGAGGTCCTGCTGGACGACCCCGATGTGGATGGTGTGATCATCGTGGGCCTTTATGGCGGCTATGCCGATCTTTCCGAAGAATTCCGCGTTATGGAGATGGACGTGGCCAAGAGCATGGCTGCCCGCGTGCAGAAGGCCAACAAGCCTGTGGTCATGCATTCCATCTACCAGCCACAGCAGCCTGAATGCCTGCGTTACCTGAGCGACAACGGCATCCCGGTATTCGGTTCCGTGGACGCTGCCGTACGCTCCATGGGTACGCTGGTGAGTTATGCCGACCGCCGCAAGGCCCTGGAAGAAGAACTGGCCGGTGCCAGTGTGGAACTGCCCGCCGACCGCCACGAAAAAGTTCGTGCCATCCTCGATTCCGTGCGCGCCCAGAACCGCTGCAACCTGGTCGAGACAGAAGCCCGCGACATTTTCAAAGCCTATGGCCTGAACCTGGCTCCGCACTACCTGGCGCGCAACGCCGACGAAGCGGCAGAGCTGTGGCAGAAGATAGGCGGCAAGGCCGTCATGAAGATCGTATCCCCGGATATCCTGCACAAGACCGATGCCGGCGGTGTGGCCCTGAACATCGAATCCGCCGGGAGCGCCCGTGAAGCCTTTGAGCGCCTGGTCAGGAACGGCCTGGCCTACAAGCCTGACGCGGACATCTTCGGCGTGCTGATGACCCCCATGCTGCCCGGCGGCGTGGAATGCATCATTGGCGCCAGCCATGACGTGACCTTCGGCCCCACGGTCATGTTCGGTCTGGGCGGCATCTTCGTGGAAGTGCTCAAGGACGTGTCCTTCCGCGTGGCCCCCATCAACATGCCCTCCGCCCGCAAGATGGTGCGTGAAATCCGCGGTCTGGCCATGCTGCAGGGTGCGCGCGGCGCCAAGCCCTGCGATCTGGAAGCCCTGGCCGAGGCCGTTTGTCTGGTCTCCCACCTGGTGGATGAGCTGCGTGATGTCGCCGAAGTCGACCTCAACCCCGTTTTTGCCTGGGAAAAAGGACTGGCCGTGGCCGATGCCCGCATCGTCCTGCATCCCGTGAAGTAG
- a CDS encoding NAD(P)/FAD-dependent oxidoreductase, producing the protein MREVKRFPTTTGQSWLEMSSFKDHLFKSHDKIAKEYDYIVVGAGYGGYGCASRLAELQPSARIAVFEAIKIGNGDSGKNAGFIIDVPHNFGDQGNSNFEDNFMYYKLNTFIIGRMRKAIEDSGIKVDWDPCGKYLCCSETKSFKLIDTEVEELEHMNVKYEIYEGEVLAKRLGTRYYKKALYTPGTLLVNPADVLRGLFTVLPENVDVFEECPVMSIEEGARARVKLLNGKELTAKNVVVTGGPFIEEFGIVKNTFCPVLSYGAFTRQLNEDELIYFKDVKPWGCTAGHPAGTTVRFTCDNRIFVRNGFSYATHRTTSFQRIRRAVPKLRRAFENRFPEIKHVNFEYLYGGMINMTMNFRPLMIQKHPSVYASASGEGAGVAKTCLMGHYVAEWINGIDSEELRFLRRIATPSHLPPEPLPTIGATARLMWEEFNAKSEI; encoded by the coding sequence ATGCGTGAAGTGAAGCGTTTCCCCACCACCACTGGTCAGAGCTGGCTTGAGATGTCCTCTTTCAAAGATCATCTGTTCAAGAGCCATGACAAGATCGCCAAGGAATATGACTATATCGTCGTAGGCGCCGGTTACGGCGGATACGGCTGCGCCAGCCGTCTGGCTGAACTGCAGCCCAGTGCCAGAATCGCTGTCTTCGAAGCCATCAAGATCGGCAACGGCGACAGCGGCAAGAATGCCGGTTTCATCATCGACGTGCCCCATAATTTCGGTGACCAGGGCAATTCCAATTTTGAAGACAACTTCATGTACTATAAGCTCAACACCTTCATCATCGGCCGGATGCGCAAGGCCATCGAAGATTCCGGCATCAAGGTGGACTGGGATCCCTGCGGCAAATATCTGTGCTGCTCCGAGACCAAGAGCTTCAAGCTCATCGATACCGAAGTCGAAGAGCTCGAGCACATGAACGTCAAGTATGAGATCTATGAAGGCGAAGTCCTGGCCAAGCGTCTGGGCACCCGTTACTACAAAAAGGCCCTCTACACCCCCGGGACCCTGCTGGTGAACCCTGCCGACGTGCTGCGCGGACTGTTCACCGTGCTGCCCGAAAATGTTGACGTGTTCGAAGAGTGCCCCGTTATGAGCATTGAGGAAGGCGCCCGTGCCCGCGTGAAACTGCTCAACGGCAAGGAACTGACGGCCAAGAACGTCGTCGTCACCGGTGGCCCCTTCATCGAGGAATTCGGCATTGTGAAGAACACGTTCTGCCCCGTGCTTTCTTACGGCGCCTTCACCCGCCAGCTCAACGAAGACGAGCTCATCTACTTCAAGGACGTCAAGCCCTGGGGCTGCACCGCGGGACATCCCGCCGGCACCACCGTCCGCTTCACCTGCGACAACCGTATCTTCGTACGGAACGGTTTCAGCTACGCCACGCATCGCACCACCTCCTTCCAGCGCATCCGCCGGGCCGTTCCCAAGCTGCGCCGGGCCTTTGAAAACCGTTTCCCCGAGATCAAGCATGTCAACTTCGAATACCTTTACGGCGGCATGATCAACATGACCATGAACTTCCGGCCGCTCATGATCCAAAAGCATCCCAGCGTGTACGCCTCGGCCAGCGGCGAAGGTGCCGGCGTGGCCAAGACCTGCCTGATGGGCCACTATGTGGCCGAATGGATCAACGGCATCGACAGCGAGGAGCTGCGCTTCCTGCGCCGTATCGCCACCCCGAGCCACCTGCCGCCGGAACCCCTGCCTACCATCGGCGCCACCGCCCGCCTGATGTGGGAGGAGTTCAACGCCAAAAGCGAAATCTAG
- a CDS encoding Rid family detoxifying hydrolase: MEFVHAPKACAAVGPYSHAVKAGNTYYLSGQVPFHPVTGEVVGKDMAEQATQTLTNMKAVLDACGLAIAHIAKVTVFITDMHDFDAFNTVYADFMGEHRPARVCVEVSNIAHGCLLELDCVCVVE; encoded by the coding sequence ATGGAATTTGTGCATGCTCCCAAGGCTTGCGCCGCTGTCGGCCCCTATTCCCACGCCGTCAAGGCCGGTAACACCTATTACCTTTCCGGCCAGGTGCCTTTCCATCCCGTGACGGGTGAAGTGGTGGGAAAAGACATGGCCGAACAGGCCACCCAGACCCTCACCAACATGAAAGCGGTGCTGGATGCCTGCGGGCTGGCCATCGCCCATATCGCCAAAGTGACCGTATTCATCACGGACATGCACGACTTCGATGCCTTCAACACAGTGTATGCCGATTTCATGGGTGAGCACCGGCCTGCCCGTGTCTGTGTCGAAGTCAGCAATATAGCGCATGGCTGCCTGCTGGAACTCGACTGTGTGTGCGTCGTGGAATAA
- a CDS encoding BCCT family transporter: MSESPYSVDKLTFAIGYSIIFLFVLIAVIFPANFTAMMEVVQTFLLNNTGWLTVFLSVCIVVFTLCIIASPIGSIRIGGRHAKPDFSLWRWFAISLCAGIGIGILFWGIGEPIYHLMQPPTENLGIAPGSHQAAVFAISQSIMHWSVAQYCLYSICGVTFAVMCFNNNRPLSIIDCFAVIVPSRYFELSRCVVHTICLFSLCFAVISSMGSLIMMVSSMLSHLTGLPRSFMMDTLICVAGTGLFVISAISGLRRGMSFLSQQTTRLFIFLMFFVFLVGPTSFILTMGTEVFGYTLSSFFHNSSLMSTKFMDNPWSNSWLVVYMAFFFGYAPPIGLFLARLGKGRTVRQFLLMNIFAPTIFVYFWINTFGSVAIYFQWNNVMDVWGFVQSHGLESTVVAVLQTFPLSGVLIFLFIICTMTSFATLADPMTTVLATLSTKGLSINEEAPRRLKAVWGITAGVMALLLISTTGLSGLRGMAVFSGLFMMFITAGICVCIVKIGMEILERRRLAQ; the protein is encoded by the coding sequence ATGAGTGAATCACCATATAGCGTAGACAAACTGACTTTTGCCATAGGCTACAGTATCATATTCCTTTTTGTACTTATCGCTGTTATCTTTCCTGCGAATTTCACTGCAATGATGGAGGTCGTCCAAACTTTTCTGCTCAATAATACCGGTTGGCTCACAGTCTTCCTTTCCGTATGCATCGTCGTTTTCACGCTCTGCATCATCGCTTCTCCCATTGGTTCCATCAGGATCGGCGGCCGCCATGCCAAGCCCGACTTCAGCCTGTGGCGCTGGTTTGCCATTTCTCTGTGTGCCGGTATCGGTATCGGCATCCTGTTCTGGGGCATAGGTGAACCCATCTACCATCTGATGCAGCCCCCCACCGAGAACCTTGGTATTGCCCCCGGCTCTCACCAGGCCGCTGTTTTTGCCATCTCGCAGAGTATCATGCACTGGAGCGTGGCCCAGTACTGCCTCTACTCTATCTGTGGCGTGACCTTCGCGGTCATGTGCTTCAACAACAACCGTCCCCTCTCCATCATCGACTGTTTCGCCGTCATCGTGCCTTCCAGGTATTTTGAGCTCAGCCGCTGCGTGGTGCATACCATCTGCCTGTTCTCCCTGTGCTTCGCTGTCATCAGCAGCATGGGCTCCCTGATCATGATGGTCTCCAGCATGCTCTCCCATCTGACGGGCCTGCCGCGTTCCTTTATGATGGACACGCTTATCTGCGTCGCCGGTACCGGCCTGTTCGTCATCTCGGCCATCAGCGGCCTGCGCCGGGGCATGTCTTTCCTCTCGCAACAGACCACGCGCCTTTTCATCTTCCTGATGTTCTTCGTCTTCCTTGTGGGCCCCACTTCCTTCATCCTGACCATGGGCACGGAAGTCTTCGGCTATACGCTGAGCTCCTTTTTCCACAACAGCTCGCTTATGAGCACCAAGTTCATGGACAACCCCTGGTCCAACTCCTGGCTGGTGGTCTACATGGCCTTTTTCTTTGGGTATGCGCCGCCCATCGGCCTGTTCCTGGCTCGTCTCGGCAAAGGCCGCACCGTGCGCCAATTCCTGCTGATGAACATCTTCGCGCCCACCATTTTCGTATATTTCTGGATCAACACTTTTGGCAGCGTTGCCATCTACTTTCAGTGGAACAACGTCATGGACGTCTGGGGCTTCGTGCAAAGCCACGGACTGGAATCCACCGTGGTCGCCGTTCTCCAGACCTTCCCCCTGAGTGGGGTACTGATCTTCCTGTTCATCATCTGTACCATGACCTCTTTCGCCACCCTGGCAGATCCCATGACCACGGTGCTGGCAACCTTATCCACCAAGGGACTGTCCATCAATGAAGAGGCTCCCCGACGGCTGAAGGCCGTCTGGGGCATCACTGCCGGAGTGATGGCCCTGTTGCTGATCTCGACGACAGGCCTTTCCGGTCTGCGCGGCATGGCGGTTTTCAGCGGTTTGTTCATGATGTTCATCACGGCGGGCATCTGTGTATGCATTGTCAAAATCGGCATGGAAATCCTGGAGCGCCGGCGGCTGGCACAATAA
- a CDS encoding UbiX family flavin prenyltransferase, translated as MKRLIVGVSGASAMPLTACLLQNLHYLADVEVHLIVSPGAERVLQHECHCKADSFRAYAHTVYDAADMAAGPSSGSWHHDGMIICPCSMSSLASIASGAGMNLLHRAADVTLKEGRKLIIVPRETPLNVIHIENMHRLAMAGAVLMPFMPAFYVLPQNIEDILVHFCGRILDQMGLENGLVKRWHNNL; from the coding sequence ATGAAAAGATTGATCGTTGGCGTCAGCGGGGCCAGCGCCATGCCGCTGACAGCGTGCTTGCTGCAGAACCTCCATTATCTGGCCGACGTGGAAGTTCATCTTATAGTATCACCTGGGGCAGAACGCGTCTTGCAGCATGAATGCCATTGCAAGGCGGATTCCTTCCGAGCTTATGCCCATACCGTCTATGATGCGGCCGATATGGCGGCAGGCCCTTCCAGTGGATCCTGGCACCATGACGGCATGATCATTTGTCCATGTTCCATGAGCTCGCTGGCATCCATTGCCAGTGGTGCCGGCATGAATTTGCTCCATCGGGCTGCGGATGTCACACTCAAGGAAGGAAGAAAGCTCATCATCGTCCCTCGGGAAACCCCTCTCAATGTCATCCATATTGAAAATATGCACAGGCTGGCCATGGCCGGGGCCGTACTCATGCCTTTCATGCCCGCATTCTATGTTTTACCACAAAATATAGAAGACATACTGGTGCATTTCTGTGGGAGGATACTCGACCAGATGGGCCTGGAGAACGGCCTTGTCAAACGATGGCATAATAACCTATAA
- a CDS encoding IclR family transcriptional regulator — protein sequence MAEQKYYTISSLAKTFSVIELMTHKSLWDLRELAKVSALPKGTLQRILLTLEELGYVRQEHRGGAYALTLKFFQLGRRIVGNNNLVELARPHCRELVGIVNETVNLCMASGSDMVVVDQQMSRHHLRLDSIIGSSFPIYPSASGKIWLAFQNEQDVMRVLGQICQENPKISAEDITSFIEELADVRNEGIAFDYEEIFEGVRCVASPIFDYSGSIVATLGCSVPTVRITKELSSLLINEVCDKAKLISSLLGAQARKFQKTHKTMIDIS from the coding sequence ATGGCAGAACAAAAATACTATACTATAAGCAGCCTTGCGAAAACTTTTTCCGTCATTGAACTCATGACACATAAATCCCTCTGGGATCTTCGAGAGCTGGCAAAAGTCTCAGCCTTACCAAAAGGGACCCTGCAACGCATCTTGCTAACTCTTGAAGAACTAGGCTATGTGCGCCAGGAACATCGTGGTGGAGCCTATGCGCTGACCTTAAAATTCTTTCAGCTAGGGCGCCGGATCGTAGGCAACAACAATCTTGTTGAACTCGCCCGCCCGCATTGTCGGGAACTGGTCGGTATCGTCAATGAGACAGTCAACCTTTGCATGGCTTCGGGGAGCGATATGGTCGTTGTCGATCAGCAGATGTCCCGCCACCATCTCCGTCTTGACTCTATAATTGGCTCATCTTTTCCAATCTATCCTTCAGCATCAGGAAAAATTTGGCTTGCCTTTCAAAATGAACAGGATGTCATGCGTGTACTTGGCCAGATCTGCCAAGAAAATCCAAAGATTTCTGCAGAAGACATCACATCCTTCATTGAGGAACTTGCAGATGTCAGGAATGAAGGAATCGCATTTGACTATGAAGAGATTTTCGAAGGTGTCAGATGTGTTGCATCACCAATATTCGACTATAGTGGAAGCATCGTTGCAACATTAGGGTGTTCTGTACCTACAGTAAGAATAACTAAAGAACTTTCTTCATTATTGATAAATGAAGTTTGTGATAAAGCAAAATTGATTTCCTCACTTCTTGGAGCTCAGGCGAGAAAATTTCAGAAAACGCACAAGACCATGATTGATATATCTTGA
- the tnpA gene encoding IS200/IS605 family transposase, whose translation MGTKAHSLAHAKWLCKYHIVFTPKYRRKIIFAQLRESIKEILQCLCKYKGVEILEGHLMPDHVHMLVSIPPKISVANFMGYLKGKSSLMIFDKHANLKYKFGNRKFGAEGYYVSTVGLNEATIKKYIQDQERHDIIRDKLTSREYQDPFKG comes from the coding sequence ATGGGAACCAAGGCTCATAGCCTAGCGCATGCGAAATGGTTGTGCAAGTATCATATCGTCTTTACTCCAAAATATAGAAGGAAAATAATCTTCGCACAGCTCCGTGAAAGTATAAAAGAAATTCTGCAATGCCTCTGCAAATATAAAGGGGTTGAGATTCTGGAAGGGCATCTGATGCCGGATCATGTCCACATGCTGGTGTCCATTCCTCCTAAAATCAGTGTGGCAAATTTCATGGGCTACCTGAAAGGGAAAAGTTCGTTGATGATATTCGATAAGCACGCAAACCTTAAGTATAAGTTCGGCAACAGAAAATTTGGGGCCGAAGGATATTATGTCAGTACGGTGGGGCTTAATGAGGCAACGATCAAAAAATATATCCAGGATCAGGAACGCCACGATATTATAAGAGACAAGCTGACATCACGCGAATATCAAGACCCCTTTAAGGGGTAG